The Stratiformator vulcanicus genome has a segment encoding these proteins:
- a CDS encoding LOG family protein translates to MPDNDRDALIHNAASENISLGDEDATLEILRGVVFDLWRTVGNLTRLQPSKRPRYRVSIFGSARIRPEMPLYQDVKRLAFELANRNCDIITGGGPGLMQAANEGEMQADPERAKTRSVGIRVDLDFEQETNAFVEEVYVHRTFFSRLHHFVMASDAFVVVPGGIGTTLELMMIWQLLQVRKLHDHPLILVGDMWERLVDWVKTDMVDADLQTASPGDEAIPTCVSTVDEALALLIETHEQWKSR, encoded by the coding sequence ATGCCCGACAACGACCGCGACGCCCTCATTCATAACGCTGCCAGCGAGAACATCAGCCTTGGTGATGAAGACGCGACGCTCGAAATCTTGCGCGGCGTCGTGTTCGATTTATGGCGGACCGTAGGGAATCTCACCCGGCTCCAACCATCGAAAAGGCCGCGTTACCGCGTCTCAATTTTCGGGTCGGCGCGGATCAGGCCCGAGATGCCGCTTTACCAAGACGTCAAACGGCTCGCGTTCGAGCTAGCCAACCGCAATTGCGACATCATCACCGGTGGAGGACCGGGGTTGATGCAGGCGGCGAACGAGGGAGAAATGCAGGCCGATCCGGAGAGGGCGAAGACGCGTTCGGTCGGCATCCGCGTCGATCTCGACTTCGAGCAGGAGACGAACGCCTTCGTCGAAGAGGTTTACGTCCATCGGACGTTCTTCTCGCGGCTGCACCATTTCGTCATGGCGTCTGACGCGTTTGTCGTCGTGCCCGGCGGCATCGGCACCACGCTCGAATTGATGATGATCTGGCAACTCCTGCAAGTGCGGAAGCTGCACGATCACCCGCTGATTCTCGTCGGTGACATGTGGGAGCGGCTGGTCGATTGGGTGAAAACCGACATGGTCGACGCGGATTTACAGACGGCGAGTCCCGGCGACGAAGCGATTCCGACATGCGTCAGCACGGTCGACGAGGCGCTCGCCTTGCTGATCGAAACGCACGAGCAATGGAAAAGTCGATAA
- a CDS encoding anti-sigma factor: MTETHSNDPEFERLIELLGDEALFGICQSDREELDRLLGKHSDVDRLELQRLAASIYLAEAELVSEIPDRLREKLLDDAPQYLSNSLDESATNEQSSRPSNTSEFSTRELLAWFAAAAATLTAIAGWWGQSDAPQSIDDPDRLRLAWTATEDPAATGAGGRVEWSQDNQRGRMVISGLAANDPQTYQYQLWIFDDEQEHPIDGGVFDIPADADGPVIVPIDAKLKVSKPTLFAVTIEKPGGVVVSDKERIALLAEIDPAA, from the coding sequence ATGACCGAAACGCATTCGAACGATCCCGAATTCGAACGGCTGATCGAACTGCTCGGCGATGAGGCATTGTTCGGGATCTGCCAAAGTGATCGCGAAGAACTCGACCGGCTGCTGGGAAAGCACTCCGACGTCGATCGGCTCGAACTACAGCGGCTGGCGGCCTCAATCTATTTGGCCGAGGCGGAGTTGGTCTCGGAAATTCCGGATCGATTGCGCGAAAAATTGCTGGACGATGCACCGCAGTATCTGTCGAACAGCCTCGACGAATCTGCGACCAACGAGCAATCGAGCCGGCCGTCGAACACCTCGGAGTTTTCGACGAGGGAACTGCTCGCCTGGTTCGCGGCGGCCGCCGCAACTCTGACGGCGATTGCCGGTTGGTGGGGACAATCCGATGCACCGCAGTCAATCGACGACCCCGACCGGTTGCGGCTGGCTTGGACGGCGACCGAGGACCCCGCGGCGACTGGTGCCGGAGGGCGGGTTGAGTGGAGCCAGGACAACCAACGGGGCCGAATGGTCATCAGCGGTCTCGCTGCGAACGACCCGCAAACCTATCAGTACCAGCTTTGGATTTTTGACGACGAACAGGAGCACCCGATCGACGGGGGCGTGTTCGACATTCCGGCCGATGCGGATGGACCGGTCATCGTCCCGATTGATGCCAAATTGAAGGTTTCGAAGCCGACGCTGTTTGCCGTCACGATCGAAAAACCGGGCGGTGTGGTCGTCTCCGACAAAGAGCGAATTGCACTGCTGGCCGAGATCGACCCGGCCGCTTGA
- a CDS encoding sigma-70 family RNA polymerase sigma factor, producing MNSSEPILPAIAAGDRSAVARCLDRFGGLVWSMARRYLRDDAEAEDAVQEVFIELWQKADIYDPARGAESTFVTMLARRRLIDRMRRNDRRPEAASLESTIDVVAVQDADVDSLVSQEEARRVRDGLEQLRDEEQRVIRLAIFDGLSQTQISQRLDMPLGTVKSHALRGIKKLRAGLRQPPTPKTTGENS from the coding sequence ATGAATTCTTCCGAACCGATCCTGCCGGCGATCGCTGCCGGAGACAGATCAGCAGTTGCACGCTGTCTCGACCGATTCGGCGGCCTCGTATGGTCGATGGCTCGGCGATATCTGCGTGATGACGCCGAAGCGGAAGACGCCGTACAGGAAGTCTTCATCGAATTGTGGCAAAAAGCGGATATCTACGATCCGGCCCGTGGCGCGGAGTCGACGTTCGTGACGATGTTGGCCCGGCGACGCCTGATCGACAGAATGCGACGAAATGATCGCCGCCCTGAGGCTGCTTCTCTGGAGTCCACAATTGACGTGGTAGCGGTACAAGACGCAGACGTCGATTCGCTGGTGTCCCAAGAAGAAGCAAGACGTGTGCGGGATGGTTTGGAGCAACTTCGGGACGAGGAACAGCGCGTGATTCGCCTCGCCATTTTCGACGGCCTTTCACAAACGCAGATCAGTCAACGATTGGATATGCCGCTCGGAACGGTCAAATCGCACGCACTCCGCGGCATTAAGAAATTGAGAGCCGGACTTCGGCAACCCCCGACTCCCAAGACCACGGGGGAGAACTCATGA